The following DNA comes from Polynucleobacter necessarius.
TTTTAGACCAAATCCCGCTTACAAAAGCCATGTAGCTGGGCCTGATACAATCTTCTTTTTTCGCAATTAAAAATGGAGTTATGTCATGGCAAAAGTTTGCCAAGTCACTGGGAAAAAGCCGATGGTTGGCAACAATGTATCCCATGCAAACAATAAAACGAAGCGTCGCTTTTTGCCGAATTTGCAAAACCGTCGTTTCTGGGTTGAATCTGAAAACCGTTGGATTAGCTTGCGCTTAACCAATGCTGGTTTGCGCGTTATCGACAAGAACGGCATCGATTCTGTGTTGTCTGATCTCCGTGCACGTGGCGAAATTTAAGGAGCGCACAAATGGCTAAAGGCGGCAGAGAAAAAATCAAGTTGGAGTCATCAGCAGGTACTGGTCACTTCTACACCACTTCAAAAAACAAGCGCACTAAGCCTGCGAAAATGGAGATCATGAAGTTCGACCCAACCATTCGCAAGCACGTTGCTTACAAAGAAACAAAGCTGAAGTAAGGCATTGATTTAATACTGACTTTCAGTAAATAAAAAACCCGCTACATCAGCGGGTCTTTTATGGCCTAAATTTTTCTAAAATTTTTTAGTGTTTATTTTCTTAGAAATTAAATGTAACGACGCAATCTCAAAGAGAACTCACGTAAGTTAGTTAAACCACTCTCTTCCGCACGCTGGCACCAAGTGTGCAATTGAGATAACAACTGCTCTTTAGTGGCTGAGGAACGACTCCAGATGGCTTGCAGATCACGACGCATTTCAATCATTTTGCGCAATTGAGCGTTACTGGCCATTAACTCCTCAAGCTTTAGCTTCTCTTGCTCGGTTAAACGAGATTCGTCCTTAGTCAGCCAAGTACGGGCATCGCCTAAATGCGCCGCCAAGACTTGCATGTGCTGCACTTCATTACTAAAGAAGCTGCGCAATGTCTTGCTGTAACGCGCCATGATTTCATAACGGTTCGCAATGATAGCTTCGAGCGTATTTTGGTCTGCGGGACGGAGATCGCTCAGCACTGGTTTAGGTGGAGTCTTTTTCACCGTCGCCAAACCGACTGCACTCATTATCTGAATGTACATCCAGCCAATATCAAACTCGTACCATTTATTGGATAGCTTGGCGCTGGTAGCGAAGGTGTGGTGATTGTTATGCAACTCTTCACCACCAATCAAAAGACCCCAGGGCACAATATTTCTGGCAGCGTCTTCGCAATCAAAATTACGATAGCCCCAGTAGTGCCCAATGCCATTAATGATGCCGGCTGCGGTAATTGGAATCCACAACATTTGGACCGACCAAACGGTGAAACCAAGCGCGCCAAATAAAAACACATCAATGATGAGCATGATGGCAACACCATGCCACGAGAACTTGGAATAGATATTGTGCTCAAGCCAATCATCTGGAGTGCCGTGACCAAACTTATCTAAAGTTTCTTGATTGCCCGCTTCTTTTTTATAAAGCTCTGCACCGCGCGAAAGTACGGTCTTGATTCCCAAAACCTGTGGGCTATGGGGATCATCAACAGTCTCGCATTTGGCGTGGTGCTTACGATGAATCGCGGCCCACTCCTTGGTAACCATGCCAGTAGTTAGCCAGAGCCAGAAGCGAAAGAAATGCGAAACGATTGGATGCAGATCCAAAGCACGGTGCGCTTGGCAGCGGTGCAAGAAAATAGTCACGGCGGCAATGGTGATGTGTGTGGCTACCAGCGTGAAAACGGTAATTTTCCACAAAGACCGATCTAAATATCCATTAGCAAGCCAATGGAGAAGCAAATCAAAACCTGAAGCTGTATTCAAAATGGATTCCCTAAAGAGATCAAAACTGCTATTTTAGTTCTTTAGGGGTGCCCTTGTGTTTGACCTTAAGCTCTTTTTGACCGCCTGTTTGTGCCTCAACCGAAGGGGCGGCAGCCTTTTTCTGGAAAACCGCCCCAAAAAAACCATCTGTTCCATGAATATGAGGCCATAACTGCCACCAAGGATTATCAAGACTACATCCTAAAGGCAATTTTTCCTTTGGAAATAATGGCGTAAGAACTTCTGCAGCTGGAACAGCCTCAAATTGTGGGTGATTTGCCAAAAACTCCTCGGCAATAGCCTGATTGTCTTGGGGCAACAGACTGCAGGTGGCATAAACCAAACGTCCGCCGGGCTTTAATAGACGGGCTGCGGAGGCCAAAATACTTCTTTGCTTTTGGTTCAGCTCCAACACTGCTGCAAGGGTCTGACGCCACTTCAAGTCAGGGTTTCGGCGCAATGTACCCATGCCGCTACAAGGGGCATCCACCAGTACACGATCAATCTTTCCGGCTAAGCGCTTGATCTTGGCGTCATTCTCGCTATCAATCCACACTGGATGAACATTTGAGAGACCGCTACGAGCCTGTCTGGGCTTCAAATTGGCCAAGCGACGCTCTGATGTATCTAAAGCATATAAACGCCCTGTGGAGCGCATAAGTGCCCCGATTGCCAAAGTCTTGCCGCCAGCACCAGCGCAAAAGTCCACAACCATCTCACCACGCTTAGGAGCGAGCAAGTAAGCCAAGAGCTGACTGCCCTCATCTTGCACTTCAAACATGCCTGCTTTAAAGCCAGCTGTATTTTGCAAAGCGGGTTTACCCATGATGCGCACGCCATCAGGTGCATATGGGGTTGGAATCGCTTGATAGCGGCCACCTAATGCATTCATCTGCGCGAGCAATTCTTCGCGATTGGTTTTCATGGTGTTCGCGCGCAAATCCAATAGCGCTGGATGCATTAAAGATTTTGCAAGCTCTTCACGTGTTTCTTCACCAGGATATTTTCCAAACGCATCCCATAACCACTCTGGCAAATTATTACGAACAAGTGGATTTAATGCAGCAGGATCAACCGTCGCAAAACGTTGTAGCCACTCATACTCGCCTGGCTTTAATACGTGCGCCAAGTCAGCAATCGCGCTCTCTGCGCGGTTCCCAGATCCCAAACCACCTTCAGACAAAGCGGACAGCAAACCCAATAGGGATAAGCGTCTAGCCTGCGAACCTTCACCACTAGAGGCAAATTGGGAGAACTCATTTTTACGACGCAAGATAGCAAATGCGCTCTCAGCAATCAAAGCGCGATCACGATTTCCCAGCTGTGGTTCTGCCCAGAAATAGCGACTCACCACCCGATCAGCCGGCTGGTCAAAACTGAGCAATTCAGGCAGCAGACGCTCCAGATGCATCGCATGTTGCGGCAATGCCTTTGCATTGGAAAAATTCTTCTGACCTTCGGGCGCGATGAGATTGCCACCAGCATTGCGACGCTCGGGACGACGCAATGGATCTTTCGATTTCGTCGCGTAACTTTTGTGTGGATCTAGTCTGTTACCAGATCTACGGGGTGGACGTTCTGCACTCATAATTTAAAAAATTGCGACTCTGGGGGTTGTAACTTCACTTGATTACCTTCTATTCGCAATCGTCCATCAAGAAACCATTTTACGGCCCGCGAGTAAATGTGATGTTCAGCCGCCAAAACACGGGCTGCCAAGGTGTCTGCGTCATCCCCATCGAGCACTGGAACTGAGGCCTGACAAATGATCGGCCCCTCATCCACGCCTTCGTTCACGAAGTGCACGGTGGCGCCATGCTCCTTCACACCCGCCTCCAAGGCGCGCTCATGGGTGTGCAATCCCGGAAAAGCAGGCAACAAGGCTGGGTGGATATTGATTAAGCGGCCATCGAAATGACGAATAAATTCAGGGGTCACAATTCTCATAAAGCCGGCCAGAACCACCAAATCCGCCCCCAGAGCATCAATCTGCTGGATTAATGCCGCATCAAAGGACTCGCGAGTAGCATACTCCTTATGCTCAATCGCATAAGCTGGAATACCCTGCGAGCGAGCAAAATCAAGACCCTTAGCCGATGAGTGATTCGCTATTACCCCAGCAAAAGTGACCGGCCATTGCTCTTTTTGAGCTGTTTGGA
Coding sequences within:
- the rpmB gene encoding 50S ribosomal protein L28 translates to MAKVCQVTGKKPMVGNNVSHANNKTKRRFLPNLQNRRFWVESENRWISLRLTNAGLRVIDKNGIDSVLSDLRARGEI
- the rpmG gene encoding 50S ribosomal protein L33, coding for MAKGGREKIKLESSAGTGHFYTTSKNKRTKPAKMEIMKFDPTIRKHVAYKETKLK
- a CDS encoding fatty acid desaturase gives rise to the protein MNTASGFDLLLHWLANGYLDRSLWKITVFTLVATHITIAAVTIFLHRCQAHRALDLHPIVSHFFRFWLWLTTGMVTKEWAAIHRKHHAKCETVDDPHSPQVLGIKTVLSRGAELYKKEAGNQETLDKFGHGTPDDWLEHNIYSKFSWHGVAIMLIIDVFLFGALGFTVWSVQMLWIPITAAGIINGIGHYWGYRNFDCEDAARNIVPWGLLIGGEELHNNHHTFATSAKLSNKWYEFDIGWMYIQIMSAVGLATVKKTPPKPVLSDLRPADQNTLEAIIANRYEIMARYSKTLRSFFSNEVQHMQVLAAHLGDARTWLTKDESRLTEQEKLKLEELMASNAQLRKMIEMRRDLQAIWSRSSATKEQLLSQLHTWCQRAEESGLTNLREFSLRLRRYI
- a CDS encoding RsmB/NOP family class I SAM-dependent RNA methyltransferase: MSAERPPRRSGNRLDPHKSYATKSKDPLRRPERRNAGGNLIAPEGQKNFSNAKALPQHAMHLERLLPELLSFDQPADRVVSRYFWAEPQLGNRDRALIAESAFAILRRKNEFSQFASSGEGSQARRLSLLGLLSALSEGGLGSGNRAESAIADLAHVLKPGEYEWLQRFATVDPAALNPLVRNNLPEWLWDAFGKYPGEETREELAKSLMHPALLDLRANTMKTNREELLAQMNALGGRYQAIPTPYAPDGVRIMGKPALQNTAGFKAGMFEVQDEGSQLLAYLLAPKRGEMVVDFCAGAGGKTLAIGALMRSTGRLYALDTSERRLANLKPRQARSGLSNVHPVWIDSENDAKIKRLAGKIDRVLVDAPCSGMGTLRRNPDLKWRQTLAAVLELNQKQRSILASAARLLKPGGRLVYATCSLLPQDNQAIAEEFLANHPQFEAVPAAEVLTPLFPKEKLPLGCSLDNPWWQLWPHIHGTDGFFGAVFQKKAAAPSVEAQTGGQKELKVKHKGTPKELK
- the purN gene encoding phosphoribosylglycinamide formyltransferase; its protein translation is MPSIVTLISGRGSNFEAIVQTAQKEQWPVTFAGVIANHSSAKGLDFARSQGIPAYAIEHKEYATRESFDAALIQQIDALGADLVVLAGFMRIVTPEFIRHFDGRLINIHPALLPAFPGLHTHERALEAGVKEHGATVHFVNEGVDEGPIICQASVPVLDGDDADTLAARVLAAEHHIYSRAVKWFLDGRLRIEGNQVKLQPPESQFFKL